Proteins encoded in a region of the Clostridia bacterium genome:
- the porA gene encoding pyruvate ferredoxin oxidoreductase: MSTRVAKTGNEAVAEAMRQIDPDVVAAYPITPQTEIVQIFSSFVADGRVDTEFVTVESEHSAMSATVGAASGGARAMTATSANGLALMWEIVYIAASMRLPIVMPVVNRALSGPLNIHCDHSDTMGARDSGWIQLFSENAQEAYDNAIQAVRIAEHKDVLLPTMVTMDGFIISHAMEVMHTLEDDVVKKFIGEYVPENPLLDVDHPVTVGPLDLYDWNFEHKRQQAEGMRNAGKVILDVGREYGKLTGRGYGFFEECMLDDAEIAIVVLGSTAGTAREVIKTLRAEGVKAGMLKLRTFRPFPAVELAEALKHVKAIGVMDRSDSFNAVSGPVFAELRSAMYGVCGAKIVNYIYGIGGRDVTLENIRSVYEDLKKTADTGMVERTLTYLGVRE, from the coding sequence ATGAGTACTAGAGTTGCCAAGACAGGCAACGAGGCAGTCGCAGAGGCGATGCGCCAGATAGACCCGGACGTTGTGGCTGCCTATCCCATCACGCCTCAGACAGAGATCGTGCAGATCTTCTCCAGCTTCGTCGCTGACGGCAGGGTGGACACCGAGTTCGTGACGGTTGAAAGCGAGCATTCGGCGATGAGCGCTACGGTGGGCGCGGCCTCGGGTGGCGCGCGGGCCATGACGGCGACTTCCGCCAATGGGCTTGCGTTGATGTGGGAGATAGTGTACATCGCCGCTTCCATGCGACTTCCAATCGTGATGCCCGTTGTGAACAGGGCGCTGTCGGGCCCGCTCAACATCCACTGTGACCACAGCGACACGATGGGAGCGAGAGACTCTGGATGGATCCAGCTGTTCTCCGAGAATGCACAAGAGGCTTACGACAACGCCATTCAGGCGGTGAGGATCGCCGAGCACAAGGATGTGCTGCTTCCCACCATGGTGACGATGGATGGTTTCATCATAAGCCACGCCATGGAAGTCATGCACACCCTGGAAGACGACGTGGTGAAGAAGTTCATAGGGGAGTACGTGCCGGAGAATCCGCTTCTCGACGTGGATCACCCGGTCACCGTTGGTCCGCTGGACCTGTACGACTGGAACTTCGAGCACAAGCGGCAGCAGGCTGAGGGCATGAGGAACGCGGGGAAAGTAATCCTCGACGTTGGGCGCGAGTATGGCAAGCTCACCGGGCGTGGGTACGGCTTCTTCGAGGAGTGCATGCTCGACGACGCCGAGATCGCCATAGTAGTCCTGGGCTCTACAGCTGGCACTGCGCGCGAGGTCATCAAGACGCTGCGCGCGGAGGGCGTGAAGGCTGGAATGCTGAAACTCCGAACCTTCAGGCCGTTCCCTGCGGTTGAGCTCGCTGAGGCATTGAAGCACGTGAAGGCCATAGGGGTGATGGATCGGTCCGACTCGTTCAACGCTGTGAGCGGACCTGTGTTTGCGGAACTCCGTTCGGCCATGTATGGCGTGTGCGGAGCGAAGATCGTCAATTACATCTACGGGATCGGCGGACGCGACGTCACGCTCGAGAACATCAGGTCGGTATATGAGGACCTTAAGAAGACGGCTGACACAGGCATGGTTGAGAGAACTCTCACCTACCTGGGTGTCAGAGAATAG
- a CDS encoding 4Fe-4S binding protein: MSISKSAGWKDVLKAGRITEPGCAAKYETGGWRTYRPVHVPENCINCLFCWIFCPDQAILVEDGKFKGIDYAHCKGCGICARECPGKRGNKALTMIKDEEA, from the coding sequence ATGTCAATTTCCAAAAGCGCAGGGTGGAAGGACGTACTGAAGGCAGGACGCATCACGGAACCCGGATGTGCTGCAAAGTACGAGACAGGCGGATGGCGGACGTACCGTCCGGTTCATGTGCCGGAGAACTGCATCAACTGCCTGTTTTGCTGGATATTCTGTCCTGACCAGGCGATCCTCGTTGAGGACGGTAAGTTCAAAGGCATCGACTATGCCCACTGCAAGGGCTGCGGAATCTGCGCTCGTGAGTGCCCTGGTAAGCGCGGGAACAAGGCCCTTACAATGATCAAGGACGAAGAGGCCTAG
- a CDS encoding 2-oxoacid:acceptor oxidoreductase family protein, with protein sequence MGKLLEIRWHGRAGQGAKTAALVLAEAVISAGKYAQAFPEYGPERMGAPMQAFNRISDEPVTLHCHVQNPSIVVVLDSTLIATVDVKAGVPENGIYLVNTPLSPAEMCAKLNLGGSPAKVYTLDATQISMAAIGKNIPNTPMMGALIAATGLLSLEALIQDTEHKLAKKLRPDVVAKNLDAIRRAYREVAS encoded by the coding sequence ATGGGTAAGCTCCTGGAAATTCGTTGGCATGGTCGCGCTGGCCAGGGAGCCAAGACCGCCGCGCTCGTTCTCGCCGAGGCGGTCATCTCCGCGGGGAAGTATGCTCAGGCGTTCCCTGAGTATGGGCCCGAGAGAATGGGCGCGCCTATGCAGGCGTTCAACAGAATCAGCGATGAACCAGTCACCTTGCATTGTCATGTCCAAAACCCGAGCATCGTAGTTGTGCTTGACTCAACGCTAATCGCAACGGTGGATGTGAAGGCCGGTGTGCCCGAGAACGGGATATACCTGGTCAACACTCCGCTTTCCCCAGCTGAGATGTGCGCGAAGCTGAATCTCGGGGGCAGCCCTGCAAAGGTGTACACCCTCGACGCGACTCAGATCTCCATGGCTGCCATAGGCAAGAACATCCCGAACACTCCGATGATGGGCGCCCTGATCGCGGCCACTGGGTTGCTGAGCCTCGAAGCGCTGATCCAGGATACCGAGCACAAGCTAGCGAAGAAGCTGCGTCCAGATGTGGTCGCCAAGAATCTGGATGCTATTAGAAGGGCCTACCGGGAGGTGGCTTCATAA
- the glyA gene encoding serine hydroxymethyltransferase: MYDYVRREDPEIARAIFSEIHRQNDKIELIASENFVSRAVLEALGSPLTNKYAEGYPGKRYYGGCEYVDIAESLAIERAKALFGADHANVQPHSGAQANMAVYFAALEPGDTVLGLNLAHGGHLTHGMRLNISGKYFNFIPYGVRVEDQRIDYDALQSLAAEHHPKMIVAGASAYPRIIDFQRIRAIADSVGALVMVDMAHIAGLVAAKLHPDPVPYAEFVTTTTHKTLRGPRGGMILCKAEWAKKIDSAIFPGTQGGPLMHVIAAKAVAFGEALRPEFSAYQKQILSNAQALASGLSAHGWRLVSGGTDNHLMLMDMRGTGITGKAAERALDEIGITVNKNAVPFDPEKPMVTSGVRIGTPAVTTRGLKESEMGEIAALISDTLSNIGSEDALAVVRSSVEGLTRRFPLYPELVAEASF; the protein is encoded by the coding sequence ATGTACGACTATGTCAGACGCGAGGACCCGGAGATCGCCAGAGCGATATTCTCCGAAATCCATCGGCAGAACGACAAGATCGAGTTGATCGCTTCAGAGAACTTTGTGAGCAGGGCGGTTCTTGAGGCGCTCGGGTCGCCCCTTACCAACAAGTACGCAGAAGGGTACCCCGGCAAGAGATACTACGGCGGCTGTGAGTACGTGGACATCGCGGAGTCTCTAGCTATCGAGCGGGCAAAGGCGCTCTTCGGAGCGGACCATGCCAACGTGCAACCGCATTCCGGCGCCCAGGCCAACATGGCCGTTTACTTCGCCGCACTGGAGCCAGGCGATACCGTGCTGGGTTTGAACCTTGCCCACGGGGGGCACCTTACTCACGGGATGCGCCTCAACATTTCGGGCAAGTACTTCAACTTTATTCCATACGGCGTCCGCGTGGAGGATCAACGGATTGATTACGACGCCCTTCAGTCGTTGGCTGCTGAGCACCACCCCAAGATGATAGTCGCCGGCGCCAGCGCATATCCGCGAATCATTGATTTCCAGCGCATAAGGGCAATTGCTGATAGCGTGGGAGCCCTTGTGATGGTGGACATGGCGCATATTGCTGGCCTTGTGGCCGCGAAGCTTCATCCGGATCCCGTCCCGTACGCAGAGTTCGTCACCACTACTACACACAAGACCCTCCGAGGTCCCCGCGGTGGCATGATCCTGTGCAAAGCGGAGTGGGCGAAGAAGATTGACTCCGCGATCTTCCCGGGCACGCAGGGCGGTCCCTTGATGCATGTGATAGCGGCGAAGGCCGTGGCGTTCGGAGAAGCCTTGCGCCCGGAGTTCTCGGCCTATCAGAAGCAGATCCTGTCCAATGCTCAGGCCCTTGCATCAGGCCTGTCGGCGCATGGGTGGCGCCTCGTTTCTGGAGGAACAGATAACCACTTGATGCTCATGGACATGAGGGGCACTGGGATCACGGGCAAGGCGGCTGAACGCGCACTTGATGAGATTGGGATCACTGTGAACAAGAACGCGGTCCCGTTCGATCCAGAAAAGCCCATGGTGACGAGCGGTGTCCGAATCGGCACTCCAGCCGTAACAACTCGTGGGCTGAAGGAATCGGAGATGGGCGAGATAGCAGCGCTCATCAGCGATACCCTCTCCAACATCGGGTCGGAGGATGCACTAGCAGTGGTGAGAAGCAGCGTGGAAGGGCTGACCCGCAGATTCCCATTGTACCCTGAACTTGTCGCTGAAGCATCATTCTGA
- the pdxT gene encoding pyridoxal 5'-phosphate synthase glutaminase subunit PdxT, with the protein MRIGVLSYQGAVSEHIDMVRSLGVEAVPVRDAATLADVDGLILPGGESTTHGKLLTQFGLDRSIRAAAECGMPVFGTCTGLILLAREIVGSAQPRLGLMDISVERNAFGRQVDSFEVDLNVEGMGEPFPGVFIRAPIIRQVASEVSVLARFGGEPVFVRQAHLLGCAFHPELTSDARIHALFVEMASDYRAHNAEKRG; encoded by the coding sequence ATGAGGATCGGTGTTCTGTCTTATCAGGGGGCTGTGTCGGAGCATATCGACATGGTCAGATCTCTCGGAGTGGAAGCGGTCCCGGTCAGGGATGCAGCTACACTGGCAGATGTGGACGGCCTGATCCTTCCGGGCGGAGAGAGCACTACCCACGGCAAGCTGCTCACGCAGTTTGGCCTCGATCGATCGATACGGGCTGCAGCGGAGTGTGGAATGCCGGTTTTCGGCACGTGCACAGGGCTCATACTCCTTGCCAGGGAGATAGTTGGGAGCGCCCAGCCAAGGCTGGGCCTTATGGACATATCCGTTGAGCGGAACGCGTTCGGGCGGCAGGTCGATAGTTTTGAAGTCGACTTGAATGTGGAGGGGATGGGTGAGCCCTTCCCGGGAGTGTTCATCCGTGCACCGATCATAAGGCAGGTCGCTTCGGAAGTGTCAGTGCTTGCACGTTTCGGCGGCGAGCCGGTCTTTGTGCGGCAGGCGCATCTTCTGGGCTGCGCTTTTCATCCTGAACTGACTTCCGATGCGCGAATCCATGCGCTCTTCGTTGAGATGGCGTCCGACTATCGGGCGCACAATGCGGAAAAGCGAGGGTGA
- the pdxS gene encoding pyridoxal 5'-phosphate synthase lyase subunit PdxS — protein sequence MNNGFRHMEGFCMAGGETSERGTLRVKAGLAQMLKGGVIMDVTTAEQAKIAEDAGAVAVMALERVPADIRAAGGVARMADPTVVERIKSVVTIPVMAKARIGHFVEAQILEALGVDFIDESEVLTPADDKYHIDKNAFKVPFVCGCRNLGEALRRIGEGAAMMRTKGEAGTGDIVEAVRHIRAVIGDIRRLQNLPHEELMTVAKEMGAPYDLVCEVASTGRLPVVNFAAGGVAIPADAALMMQLGADGVFVGSGIFKSENPAAMAKAVVLAVANYADPKVLAEVSRGLGEAMRGIDASSMDEASKIQGRGW from the coding sequence ATGAACAATGGATTTCGACACATGGAGGGATTCTGCATGGCGGGCGGAGAGACTTCCGAGAGGGGAACCCTTAGAGTCAAGGCCGGGCTAGCTCAGATGCTCAAGGGTGGCGTGATAATGGATGTCACAACAGCTGAGCAGGCAAAGATCGCTGAAGATGCCGGAGCGGTCGCCGTGATGGCGTTGGAACGCGTTCCGGCTGACATCCGTGCTGCCGGCGGTGTGGCAAGAATGGCCGACCCTACCGTGGTTGAGCGCATAAAGAGCGTCGTGACCATTCCAGTAATGGCGAAGGCGCGGATAGGGCATTTCGTAGAGGCACAGATATTAGAGGCCTTGGGAGTCGATTTCATCGACGAAAGCGAAGTGCTCACTCCTGCTGACGATAAATACCATATCGATAAGAACGCCTTCAAAGTCCCGTTTGTATGCGGTTGCAGGAACCTGGGAGAGGCCCTCAGAAGGATAGGCGAGGGCGCTGCCATGATGCGAACAAAGGGCGAGGCTGGCACTGGTGATATTGTGGAGGCCGTTCGCCATATTCGTGCGGTAATTGGAGATATTCGCAGGCTTCAGAATCTGCCCCATGAAGAGCTCATGACCGTCGCAAAGGAAATGGGCGCTCCATACGACCTCGTGTGCGAGGTAGCCTCCACTGGCCGGCTGCCGGTGGTCAACTTCGCCGCTGGCGGCGTGGCGATTCCCGCCGATGCCGCTCTGATGATGCAACTCGGCGCAGATGGGGTCTTTGTGGGCTCTGGGATCTTTAAGTCGGAGAACCCTGCGGCGATGGCCAAAGCGGTGGTTTTGGCGGTGGCGAACTACGCTGATCCGAAAGTCCTCGCTGAGGTATCTAGGGGGCTTGGAGAAGCGATGAGGGGAATCGACGCCTCATCCATGGATGAGGCCAGCAAAATTCAGGGACGCGGCTGGTAG
- a CDS encoding 4Fe-4S binding protein produces the protein MAHKINNDCIACGACKPECPTEAISEGDIYVIDPDKCIDCGNCHDVCPVGAPNPA, from the coding sequence TTGGCGCACAAGATCAACAATGACTGCATTGCTTGCGGAGCGTGCAAGCCCGAGTGCCCCACTGAGGCCATCAGTGAGGGCGACATCTACGTTATCGATCCGGATAAGTGCATTGACTGCGGCAACTGCCACGATGTGTGCCCGGTTGGCGCGCCGAACCCGGCATAG
- the nagB gene encoding glucosamine-6-phosphate deaminase produces the protein MQVVICRDYAEMSSRAAHFISERVMRKPHMVLGLATGETPVGMYAELSRLHREEGLDFSGLTTFNLDEYCGLAHDDPRSYHTFMADNLLSHVNLNPLLVHIPDGAALDADGECARYEALIEAAGGIDLQVLGIGMNGHIGFNEPGTDRNSTTHVVQLARQTVEVNQAKGGYDTLPGSAMSMGIGTIMKAREIVLLASGDGKADIIKNALEGPVTPKTPASILQTHPSVVCFLDAAAASRLSKR, from the coding sequence GTGCAGGTTGTCATATGCAGAGATTATGCCGAGATGAGCTCCAGGGCGGCCCACTTCATCTCCGAGCGGGTCATGAGGAAACCCCACATGGTGCTCGGGCTTGCCACTGGTGAGACTCCGGTGGGCATGTACGCTGAGCTTTCCAGGCTCCATCGGGAGGAAGGGCTCGACTTTTCCGGCCTTACGACTTTCAACCTCGACGAGTACTGTGGGCTTGCCCACGATGATCCCAGAAGCTACCATACGTTCATGGCTGATAACCTGCTCTCTCACGTGAACCTAAACCCATTGCTAGTCCACATTCCAGATGGGGCCGCTTTGGATGCCGACGGCGAGTGCGCGCGCTACGAAGCTCTCATTGAGGCAGCCGGCGGCATTGATCTGCAGGTCCTGGGAATAGGGATGAATGGCCACATAGGTTTCAACGAACCGGGAACGGACAGGAATTCCACTACCCATGTTGTGCAGCTTGCCAGGCAGACTGTTGAGGTGAACCAGGCCAAGGGAGGGTACGACACTCTACCAGGCTCTGCCATGTCCATGGGCATCGGAACGATCATGAAGGCGCGAGAGATAGTCCTCCTGGCATCCGGAGATGGCAAGGCCGACATTATCAAAAATGCTCTGGAGGGTCCGGTTACCCCGAAGACGCCGGCATCCATCCTTCAGACCCACCCCAGCGTAGTGTGCTTTCTGGACGCAGCTGCTGCTTCGCGCCTCAGCAAACGCTGA
- the lysS gene encoding lysine--tRNA ligase, which yields MDELGGNVSESSLLGDEIAQRQAKLDYWRAHGVDPFGGRFVRTHSASQVIESFAQLDGVQVSLAGRVMAVRGHGKASFLDLLDLSGRIQIYARQDTIGEEAYSMLGQVDIGDIIGINGRVFRTRRGEISVDVSSFTMLSKALRPLPEKWHGLKDVDMRYRMRYVDLIVNPEVRRTFILRTKIVGAIRSYLDSRGFLEVETPAMHTLAGGAAARPFITHHNALDMDLYLRIATELHLKRLIVGGLERVYEMGRIFRNEGISTKHNPEFTSIELYQAYADYHDMMDITEGLVSYVAQTALGATHVTYQGAEIDFAPPWPRATMRDLVIRRTGVDFPSLPQAEAVRAARGMGLEVDDDASCGKCLSEAYEEKVEANLIQPTFVLDYPIEVSPLAKKLSGDPRFTYRFEAVCAGRELANAFSELNDPIDQRERFMYQVAQREHGDDEAHPLDEDFLTALEYGMPPTGGMGLGVDRLIMTLTDSASIRDVILFPQMRPRD from the coding sequence ATGGACGAGCTTGGCGGTAATGTCAGCGAAAGCTCATTGCTAGGCGACGAGATTGCTCAGCGCCAGGCGAAGCTGGACTACTGGAGGGCTCACGGTGTAGACCCGTTCGGTGGAAGGTTCGTCAGGACCCACAGCGCCTCCCAGGTGATCGAGAGCTTTGCACAGCTCGATGGAGTACAAGTATCCCTGGCAGGCCGGGTGATGGCTGTCAGGGGACATGGAAAGGCCTCGTTCCTCGATCTTCTGGACCTCTCAGGGCGGATTCAGATCTACGCCCGCCAGGACACCATTGGCGAAGAGGCATACTCCATGCTCGGCCAGGTGGATATCGGCGATATCATCGGCATCAATGGACGGGTTTTCCGGACGCGACGCGGTGAAATCAGCGTCGATGTCTCCTCCTTCACGATGCTCTCGAAGGCGCTTCGGCCCCTCCCGGAGAAGTGGCACGGCCTCAAAGACGTGGACATGCGCTACCGCATGCGCTACGTTGACCTCATAGTCAACCCGGAGGTTCGGAGGACGTTCATTCTTCGAACGAAGATCGTCGGTGCGATCAGAAGTTACCTTGATTCTCGCGGGTTCCTTGAGGTGGAGACCCCTGCGATGCACACACTGGCGGGAGGCGCGGCAGCCCGGCCTTTCATTACGCATCACAACGCGCTTGATATGGATCTTTACCTTCGGATTGCGACAGAGCTGCACCTTAAGAGGCTGATAGTTGGCGGCCTGGAGCGCGTGTACGAGATGGGCCGCATCTTCCGGAACGAGGGCATCTCCACAAAGCATAACCCGGAATTCACATCCATTGAGCTGTACCAGGCTTATGCCGACTACCACGACATGATGGACATAACCGAAGGCCTCGTGTCGTACGTCGCGCAGACGGCGCTTGGCGCCACTCACGTCACCTATCAGGGCGCCGAGATCGACTTCGCGCCTCCGTGGCCGAGAGCCACGATGCGTGATCTCGTGATCAGGCGCACAGGCGTCGACTTTCCGTCGCTTCCACAGGCTGAAGCCGTGCGCGCGGCCCGTGGCATGGGCCTGGAGGTTGACGATGATGCCTCTTGCGGCAAGTGCCTGAGCGAAGCGTATGAGGAGAAGGTCGAAGCGAATCTGATCCAGCCCACCTTCGTGTTGGACTACCCAATCGAAGTGTCGCCTTTGGCGAAGAAGCTCTCAGGCGATCCCCGTTTCACATACAGGTTCGAGGCGGTGTGCGCTGGGCGTGAACTAGCCAACGCCTTTTCAGAGCTGAACGACCCAATCGACCAGAGGGAGCGGTTCATGTATCAGGTGGCTCAGAGAGAGCACGGCGACGACGAGGCTCATCCTCTGGACGAGGATTTCCTGACTGCGCTGGAATATGGCATGCCCCCCACCGGTGGAATGGGTCTTGGAGTGGACAGGCTAATAATGACCCTGACGGATTCCGCGTCGATCAGGGATGTCATCCTCTTCCCTCAGATGCGTCCGAGGGACTAG
- the greA gene encoding transcription elongation factor GreA gives MPEKEVILTAEGLQNLEKELEHLRVEKRREVAERIKQAKEFGDITDNSEYDDAKNEQGFVEARIAQLEWMLRNAKLIDGSGGDQDSVSVGSTVILTEILKDGKDGEAEEYTIVGSAEANPSKKRISNESPVGRAVLGKTVGSTVPVSVPAGVVMYRVEKIAR, from the coding sequence ATGCCCGAGAAGGAAGTAATCCTCACTGCCGAGGGGCTTCAGAACCTCGAGAAGGAACTGGAGCACCTTCGCGTGGAGAAGCGACGCGAGGTTGCGGAGAGGATCAAGCAGGCCAAGGAGTTCGGCGACATAACCGACAACTCCGAGTATGATGACGCCAAGAACGAGCAGGGCTTCGTCGAAGCACGCATCGCGCAGCTGGAGTGGATGCTAAGGAATGCGAAACTCATCGACGGCTCGGGCGGCGACCAGGACTCAGTGTCTGTCGGCTCCACTGTGATCCTGACGGAGATCCTGAAAGACGGCAAAGATGGGGAAGCCGAGGAGTACACTATAGTGGGCTCGGCTGAGGCAAATCCAAGCAAGAAGCGGATTTCCAACGAATCGCCCGTGGGCAGGGCTGTTCTCGGCAAGACCGTCGGGAGCACAGTGCCGGTATCGGTTCCTGCCGGGGTAGTGATGTACAGGGTGGAAAAGATCGCAAGATAA
- a CDS encoding quinate 5-dehydrogenase: protein MKHIVSVSIGSSDRNHKATINVLGEDVLLERIGTDGNIERAVELIRELDGKVDAFGMGGIDLYMAGAGKKFVFKDARHIAAAAQKTPLVDGTGLKSSLEYRVVKRVAEVEKLPIAGKNVFVVCAIDRIGMGIAFEELGCKVTYGDLMFAVGIPIPLHSVRSLYRLAPIVMPIITQIPFKWLYPTGKEQSGSAGPRKYQKYYDRADVIAGDFHYIRKYLPDRIDGKTVITNTVTSKDVDELGRRGASVLVTTTPEMQGRSFGTNVIEALLVTMINKPVSEIAEKDYFDMLDKLDIRPRVVRYGESR from the coding sequence GTGAAACACATCGTCAGTGTGAGCATAGGCTCGTCCGACCGGAACCACAAGGCCACCATAAACGTGCTAGGTGAGGACGTTCTCCTTGAGCGGATCGGTACCGATGGCAATATAGAGCGCGCGGTGGAACTCATACGGGAGCTTGACGGCAAGGTCGATGCATTTGGCATGGGAGGAATCGACCTATATATGGCCGGCGCAGGCAAGAAGTTCGTTTTCAAGGATGCCAGGCACATAGCAGCGGCCGCCCAGAAGACTCCCCTTGTGGACGGTACAGGCCTCAAGAGCAGCCTGGAATATCGAGTCGTGAAGCGCGTGGCTGAGGTGGAGAAGTTGCCCATCGCGGGGAAGAACGTGTTCGTGGTGTGCGCGATCGATAGAATAGGAATGGGAATCGCCTTCGAGGAGCTCGGCTGCAAGGTCACGTACGGCGATCTGATGTTCGCAGTGGGAATCCCCATCCCTCTGCACTCGGTGAGATCCCTTTACCGGCTCGCGCCCATAGTGATGCCGATAATCACGCAGATCCCGTTCAAATGGCTGTATCCTACCGGGAAGGAGCAGAGCGGTTCCGCTGGTCCGAGGAAGTACCAGAAGTACTACGACAGGGCCGACGTGATAGCCGGAGATTTCCACTACATTCGAAAATACCTTCCCGATCGCATCGACGGGAAGACAGTCATTACCAACACGGTCACGTCGAAAGATGTGGACGAGCTTGGCAGGCGCGGTGCGAGTGTCCTCGTGACCACTACCCCTGAGATGCAAGGGCGATCTTTCGGAACAAACGTAATCGAAGCCCTGCTCGTCACGATGATCAACAAGCCTGTATCGGAGATTGCCGAGAAGGACTATTTCGATATGCTTGATAAGCTCGATATACGGCCCAGAGTGGTACGATACGGCGAAAGCCGCTAG
- a CDS encoding transcriptional regulator, with the protein MNTDTRGIPGVITTTLIRIGDRVIDRDKIDRTLERLFELRQNGASQAEAAAAVGIDRPFVSRIESLGEVRKGRRVALVGFPVGNKDEIEVIARTAGVDFVWLMNDTERWAYVRERSGIELLNDVVVAISGFQQYDRIVFLGSDMRVRLMEAILGNKVTSVVIGHSPIREDVHVEPEQITAIIGAVREGAKK; encoded by the coding sequence GTGAACACAGACACACGCGGAATCCCGGGGGTGATCACCACGACGCTCATAAGGATTGGAGATAGAGTGATCGATCGCGACAAGATCGATCGTACCCTGGAACGCCTGTTTGAGCTGCGACAGAATGGGGCATCCCAGGCTGAGGCTGCTGCAGCCGTGGGCATAGATAGGCCTTTCGTATCTCGGATCGAGAGCCTCGGCGAGGTGCGGAAGGGGCGCCGCGTGGCCCTAGTGGGCTTCCCAGTGGGGAACAAGGACGAGATCGAGGTCATCGCGAGAACAGCTGGTGTGGACTTCGTCTGGCTCATGAACGACACAGAAAGATGGGCGTACGTAAGGGAGCGATCTGGCATCGAGCTCCTGAACGACGTAGTAGTGGCGATATCCGGGTTTCAGCAGTACGACCGGATTGTGTTTCTTGGATCCGACATGAGGGTGAGGCTCATGGAGGCGATCCTAGGCAACAAGGTCACCTCCGTGGTTATCGGGCATTCCCCGATCAGAGAAGACGTACACGTGGAACCAGAGCAGATAACGGCCATAATCGGGGCCGTGCGGGAGGGCGCGAAAAAGTGA